ATTGTTAAAGCAGTTAAAAATGCAAATATGCTTGGGTTGAATATTAAACCTAAACTAATTATTAACATTAATATTCCTAAGATTGTATTAATCAATCCTCTGGTTGTGTTGTATTCTACTTCACTAACACCATTTGCTAATAAGAAGATTGCAAGTAATAAAACTGATAATCCAAGGATATCTGATGCTGCAATTACTCCAAGCATTGGGAATGCAATGATAAGAATTCCTAAAATAATTGCAATAATGCTTATTGTAGTTTGTTTATGCAAGTTCTTACCTCCTTATTCATTTTAAATATTTTTCTTATTATTTTGATAATCTTAATGCAAATAATTGTAATGCATAATTATTTAATAATTTATTATTTTTATTATTTATAAATATATTTTCTAATAATGGGGATTTAATATAAAGGCAAATGTTTTATTGGAGTTTTGGATTTGTTCAAGTCAGAGAATTTTACCTCT
The window above is part of the uncultured Methanobrevibacter sp. genome. Proteins encoded here:
- a CDS encoding DUF308 domain-containing protein; its protein translation is MHKQTTISIIAIILGILIIAFPMLGVIAASDILGLSVLLLAIFLLANGVSEVEYNTTRGLINTILGILMLIISLGLIFNPSIFAFLTALTIYLAGIFLIIIGLIIIVGNRDNKYGFWMGILGIVLGVIYIILGTYINNPLILGSLIGIWLLVTGVLNLLDNGY